Within the Nitrospirota bacterium genome, the region TCTCAGTATTAAATCCTTTGCATTGTCTATTATCCCGATAGCTGTCCTGACATTGTCTGGCTTATCTCCCTTCAATCTAAGAATAAAATCCACCATTGACTCTGCCTTTGACAGTTTAATCTGAAATGCGCGGCTTCCGTTTTTCCTGAGAAAACTGTCAGGGTCGTCTCCCTCGGGAAGAAGCAATACCTTGCTCCTGAATCCATGCTTATAGAGAATTGACAGCGACCGCTTCGCGGCTGCAATACCTGCCGCATCGCTGTCAAAAACCAGAAGAACTTTCTTTGTAAACCTTCCAAGTTTCTGGAGATGTCCTGTTGTCAGCGCAGTGCCCAGAGGAGCAACCACATTCAGAAAGCCGTGCATGTAGCACATAATTACATCAAGATACCCTTCAGCAATCATTGCATAACCTTTTTTCCGTATCTCATCCTTTGCAGCATTAAGTCCGTAAAGGGTTTCGCTCTTTTTAAACAGTAACGTCTCCGGAGAGTTGAGATATTTCGGCATTGAGTCATCAATAGCCCTTCCGCCAAAAGCGACAGCATCCCCCTGTATATTGAATATCGGGAACATAATCCTGTTTCTAAAAACATCGTGCATTCCGCTTTCTCCGGTGAAGACAAGTCCTGATTGTGTGATGAGCGAATCATCAAACCCCTTGGCCCTCAAATGGTCATAAAGAACCTTTCTCCCCCTGTCCGCATACCCGATAGAGAATGTCTCAGTCATTTCTTGAGCCACTCCCCTCTTGTCAAGATACGCAAGAGCCGTCTTTGATTTTTTGAGATTCCCTGTAAATGCATTCAATGCCTCTTTCTGAATAACATAAAGCCTTTCTTTTCTTTCAGCCAGGCCGTCCTCAAACCTGTAGCCCGAAAGTTGTACGCCTGCCTTTTTGGCAAGCATCTTGAGCGCCTCCTGAAAATTAAGATTTTCATATTTCATAACAAAACCGAATATGTCTCCTCCTGCTCCGCACCCGAAACAATGGAATATCTGCTTGCTCTGGCTTACCATGAACGAAGGGGTTTTTTCTGCATGGAAAGGGCAGTTCGCCTTATAGTTCTGTCCTGCCTTTTTGAGTTCTATATAATCCGAAACGAGTTCTACTATATCCAGCCGTGATTTTATATCCTCAAGGATTCTGTCTGTTTTCATAAATTATAGTCCCCAGACGACTATTACAGGGAGGATATGGTATTTGAGCGGTTTTTTTTGCCGATATTCCAATAGCCAACTAAAAATCACTCGGCAGTATTGATAAGCAGGGTTGTTTTGAGTGACTTTCGGGATTTTTCGGTAACGGTTCTTAACGAAATGCAGCGGCCACATCCTCGGCTGTCTGAGACCAAAGGTCGAGTTTCGAGGATGTAGCGGAATGAGTTTAGAACTGTCGAAAAATCTCGCAGGAAACGAAAGACAACCTTGCTTATCACAAATGGAATGAGCAAGAATGCTATATCCTCCCTGGATATATTTTTTAAATAAATACATGATTATTTAATTCTGCTGACTCTCTTAAAGCCTGAACACTCAAGAATCTCAAGCGATGAACTACGAGACAATTCATCCAGAAGCAAGTTAATGCCGACGTTATCGCTTGCAATATGCCCTGCAATAACAACATTGAGATGATTCTTCTCAGCTTCCTTACGGTGTTCTTCGCTGAGATGCATAGCGACGATTGTGTTTACCCCGCCTGCTGTGAGGCTTTCAAATATTTCCTTTGAACCCTCTGTTCCGCCTGTCATGTCAACAAATATTTTGCCTGCCCTTCTGTTTTTAGAGCCGATTAATATCTTAGGGCCTGCGCCGTTAAAACTTGCCGTCCTGTATTCAGGTATGCCCTTCAAAGCCTCCATCACATCGGAAACCCTGTAAGGTTTCTTTTCGTCAAAAAGCCTCTGCAGATAAGTTGCAACCATATTGTCAGCAGGGGTATGAAGGCATATGAACGGAACACCCAAAAGCTTTGCCGCATCAACCGCCCTTGTGTGGTTAACAGGCATAAGTTTTCTCTCAACCTCTTTTATCCTGCCCTCCATAAGGTCTTCAGCTATATTTATTGGCACTCCGAACCTATGCAATATGTCCGACTGCATTTGCATGACAGAATAGAGATTTGCGTATGCCCTGCCCTCAGGATGATGAGAGATTAGCAGGTCTACGCTCTTCCCTTTTGCCTTCAGGTTTTCGGCAAGCAATAACTCTCCGACCTCTATATCTATTCCGACAAGGGCGGATTTTATCTTTTCTTCGCCGGTGCCGTTTAATATCCTTGAATCAGAATACGGGTTTTCAAGTGTTTCGCTGTCAAAAAATTCTTTTTCGTCTTCCCTGAGTTTCTCAAAATCTTTTTTCCTTGCATCAAGTTCTTTCAGGACAGCATCTTTTCCGCGGGGGTCATTCTCAATGCCTGTGGATACAGCCTTTTTGTAGAGTTCATTAAGTGTCATTTTTAATCCTTTTTATCGGAGATTGAATGGTTTATTCTATTTGTTGTCTTTTCTGTTTGTCAATCGCTCAACGAGAAAAATTTGAGCATTTATTTTATGCTACCACCGGCAGGGGTAAGTATGT harbors:
- a CDS encoding NGG1p interacting factor NIF3; its protein translation is MTLNELYKKAVSTGIENDPRGKDAVLKELDARKKDFEKLREDEKEFFDSETLENPYSDSRILNGTGEEKIKSALVGIDIEVGELLLAENLKAKGKSVDLLISHHPEGRAYANLYSVMQMQSDILHRFGVPINIAEDLMEGRIKEVERKLMPVNHTRAVDAAKLLGVPFICLHTPADNMVATYLQRLFDEKKPYRVSDVMEALKGIPEYRTASFNGAGPKILIGSKNRRAGKIFVDMTGGTEGSKEIFESLTAGGVNTIVAMHLSEEHRKEAEKNHLNVVIAGHIASDNVGINLLLDELSRSSSLEILECSGFKRVSRIK
- a CDS encoding DNA primase; protein product: MKTDRILEDIKSRLDIVELVSDYIELKKAGQNYKANCPFHAEKTPSFMVSQSKQIFHCFGCGAGGDIFGFVMKYENLNFQEALKMLAKKAGVQLSGYRFEDGLAERKERLYVIQKEALNAFTGNLKKSKTALAYLDKRGVAQEMTETFSIGYADRGRKVLYDHLRAKGFDDSLITQSGLVFTGESGMHDVFRNRIMFPIFNIQGDAVAFGGRAIDDSMPKYLNSPETLLFKKSETLYGLNAAKDEIRKKGYAMIAEGYLDVIMCYMHGFLNVVAPLGTALTTGHLQKLGRFTKKVLLVFDSDAAGIAAAKRSLSILYKHGFRSKVLLLPEGDDPDSFLRKNGSRAFQIKLSKAESMVDFILRLKGDKPDNVRTAIGIIDNAKDLILREELFKELSEKSGIREAVLRGETKRYEQRAGIGRAPAAAKTAGFLYDEEVLLLSAIVAFPDRAPYIFDKLNIERVCSPAVRQIFQEIKPSAERLNMNTMLGILNDEGKAVITRLSLNPGFDIEHVDNNIRDCLRKMAHCEIEERIRDAKTAGDLRLLSSLLAEKQKITRRKDERTA